In one Bacillus thuringiensis genomic region, the following are encoded:
- a CDS encoding TlpA family protein disulfide reductase: MWRKLMIIVVLLCLAGYAAYEQFGHKEQAVKVKQEKSEVAMKEMIARNGIEIGKSAPDFELTKLDGTNVKLSDLKGKKVILNFWATWCGPCQQEMPDMEAFYKEHKENVEILAINYTPSEKGGGEEKVSNFAKEKGITFPILLDKNIDVTTAYKVITIPTSYFIDTKGVIQDKFIGPMTQKEMEKRVAKLK, from the coding sequence ATGTGGCGGAAGCTTATGATTATTGTAGTGTTACTTTGTTTAGCGGGATATGCAGCTTATGAACAGTTTGGTCATAAAGAGCAGGCGGTAAAAGTGAAGCAAGAAAAAAGTGAAGTTGCTATGAAAGAGATGATCGCAAGGAATGGTATTGAGATAGGGAAGAGTGCACCGGACTTTGAATTAACTAAGTTAGATGGGACAAATGTAAAGTTATCGGATTTAAAAGGAAAGAAAGTAATTTTAAACTTTTGGGCTACGTGGTGTGGACCATGTCAGCAAGAAATGCCGGATATGGAGGCTTTCTATAAAGAACATAAAGAAAACGTAGAAATTTTAGCGATCAATTATACGCCTTCAGAAAAAGGTGGGGGGGAAGAGAAGGTAAGCAATTTTGCTAAAGAAAAAGGAATTACTTTTCCTATTTTATTGGACAAGAACATTGATGTGACAACAGCTTATAAAGTAATTACGATTCCAACTTCGTATTTTATAGATACAAAAGGTGTCATTCAAGATAAGTTTATTGGGCCGATGACACAAAAAGAGATGGAGAAAAGAGTTGCTAAATTAAAATAA
- a CDS encoding glycosyl hydrolase family 18 protein gives MIQIVTVRSGDSVYSLASKYGSTPDEIVKDNGLNPAETLVVGQALIVNTKGNNYYVQPGDSLYRISQTYNVPLASLAKVNNLSLKSILHVGQQLYVPKGTKRAVESIAYLQPSTIPIKESLVNATRAINPFLTYLAYFSFEAKRDGTLKEPTETAKIANIATQGQTIPMLVITNIENGNFSADLTSVILRDATIQNKFITNILQTAEKYGMRDIHFDFESVAPEDREAYNRFLRNVKTRLPSGYTLSTTLVPKTSSNQKGKFFEAHDYKAQGQIVDFVVIMTYDWGWQGGPPMAISPIGPVKEVLQYAKSQMPPQKIMMGQNLYGFDWKLPFKQGNPPAKAVSSVAAVALARKYNVPIRYDFTAQAPHFNYFDENGVQHEVWFEDARSIQSKFNLMKEQGIGGISYWKIGLPFPQNWRLLVENFTITKKG, from the coding sequence ATGATTCAAATTGTAACGGTTCGTAGCGGTGATAGCGTATATAGCTTGGCATCAAAATATGGATCGACACCTGACGAAATAGTAAAAGACAATGGACTAAATCCAGCTGAAACGCTCGTTGTTGGTCAGGCACTTATCGTTAATACAAAAGGAAATAATTATTATGTACAGCCTGGTGACAGCCTCTATCGGATTTCTCAAACATATAATGTCCCCCTCGCTAGTTTAGCTAAAGTTAATAATTTATCTTTAAAATCTATTCTCCATGTCGGACAACAATTATATGTACCAAAAGGCACAAAACGAGCTGTAGAATCCATCGCTTATTTACAACCTTCCACTATACCGATTAAAGAGAGTTTAGTTAATGCTACACGTGCCATCAATCCATTTTTAACATATTTAGCTTATTTTAGTTTTGAGGCAAAAAGAGATGGCACATTAAAAGAACCTACTGAAACAGCTAAAATTGCTAATATTGCAACGCAAGGGCAAACAATCCCTATGCTCGTTATTACAAATATTGAAAATGGTAATTTCAGTGCCGATCTAACATCGGTTATTTTACGCGACGCAACGATTCAAAACAAATTTATTACTAACATTTTGCAAACAGCTGAAAAATATGGCATGCGAGACATTCATTTCGATTTCGAGAGTGTAGCACCCGAAGACCGCGAGGCATATAATCGCTTTTTACGAAATGTAAAAACACGCTTACCTAGCGGGTACACATTAAGCACAACTCTCGTACCGAAAACAAGTTCAAATCAAAAGGGAAAATTTTTCGAAGCCCATGATTATAAAGCGCAAGGGCAAATTGTTGATTTCGTCGTCATTATGACATATGACTGGGGTTGGCAGGGCGGGCCACCAATGGCAATCTCTCCTATCGGTCCTGTAAAAGAAGTACTTCAATACGCAAAATCTCAAATGCCTCCCCAAAAAATTATGATGGGGCAAAACTTATACGGATTCGATTGGAAACTTCCGTTCAAACAAGGGAATCCACCAGCAAAAGCAGTTAGCTCTGTCGCAGCTGTTGCACTTGCTCGTAAATATAATGTTCCTATCCGCTATGATTTCACAGCTCAAGCTCCACATTTTAATTACTTTGACGAAAATGGCGTACAACATGAAGTTTGGTTTGAAGATGCGAGGTCTATTCAAAGTAAATTCAATTTAATGAAAGAGCAGGGCATTGGCGGTATTAGTTATTGGAAGATTGGCTTGCCATTTCCACAAAATTGGCGTTTACTTGTTGAAAACTTTACGATTACGAAAAAGGGCTGA
- a CDS encoding 3'-5' exonuclease, which yields MGNVSLPLDYVVIDFETTGFNPYNDKIIQVAAVKYRNHELVDQFVSYVNPERPIPDRITSLTGITNYRVSDAPTIEEVLPLFLAFLHTNVIVAHNASFDMRFLKSNVNMLGSPEPKNKVIDTVFLAKKYMKHAPNHKLETLKRMLGIRLSSHNAFDDCITCAAVYQKCAAIEEEGKRKVNKAMLDETAVYEAVKEILACNKRNVEWLRCMNVGSYLDIKAFYPVMRLKVKGRKKYVLTEILEEDVKEICTSLKCEPALKSEVGNTRIMLNSLEDVMKLESYILEQYDFVLQALHDYKENEMNADEKLKEYLNIMV from the coding sequence GTGGGGAATGTATCCTTACCGTTAGATTATGTTGTAATTGATTTTGAAACAACAGGATTTAACCCTTATAATGATAAAATTATTCAAGTTGCAGCAGTGAAATATCGTAATCATGAATTAGTAGATCAATTTGTTTCATACGTGAATCCAGAGCGGCCAATTCCGGACCGAATAACGAGTTTAACAGGTATTACTAATTATCGCGTTTCAGATGCACCGACGATTGAAGAAGTGTTACCTTTATTTTTAGCATTTTTACATACAAATGTTATTGTGGCCCATAATGCTTCTTTTGATATGCGCTTTTTGAAAAGTAATGTAAATATGCTTGGGTCGCCTGAACCTAAAAATAAAGTAATTGATACTGTATTTTTAGCAAAGAAATACATGAAGCATGCGCCTAATCATAAACTTGAAACGTTAAAACGAATGCTTGGAATTCGTTTAAGCTCTCATAATGCATTTGACGATTGCATTACGTGTGCTGCTGTTTATCAAAAGTGTGCAGCTATTGAAGAAGAAGGGAAACGAAAAGTAAATAAGGCTATGCTTGATGAAACTGCGGTATATGAAGCGGTGAAAGAAATACTTGCATGTAATAAACGTAATGTAGAATGGCTACGTTGTATGAACGTAGGAAGTTATTTAGATATAAAAGCTTTTTATCCAGTTATGAGATTAAAGGTAAAAGGGCGAAAGAAATATGTATTAACAGAGATATTAGAAGAAGATGTGAAAGAAATATGTACAAGTTTAAAATGTGAACCGGCGTTAAAAAGTGAAGTTGGTAATACGAGAATTATGCTTAATAGCTTAGAGGATGTTATGAAATTAGAAAGTTATATTTTAGAGCAGTATGATTTTGTATTACAGGCGCTTCATGATTATAAAGAAAATGAAATGAATGCAGATGAAAAGTTGAAAGAGTATTTAAATATTATGGTATAA
- the sspN gene encoding acid-soluble spore protein SspN, whose amino-acid sequence MGNPKKNSKDFAPNHIGTQSKKAGGNKGKQMQDQTGKQPIVDNG is encoded by the coding sequence ATGGGTAATCCGAAAAAAAATTCAAAAGACTTTGCACCAAATCATATTGGAACACAATCGAAAAAAGCTGGTGGAAATAAAGGAAAGCAAATGCAAGATCAAACAGGTAAACAACCGATTGTTGATAATGGTTAA
- a CDS encoding FbpB family small basic protein: protein MRRSRRKSFEELVNENKQQLLSDREAIDRIEERIEKRYEMKLFKQAE, encoded by the coding sequence ATGAGAAGAAGTCGCCGTAAATCGTTTGAAGAACTTGTAAATGAAAATAAACAACAATTATTAAGCGATCGTGAGGCAATTGATCGCATTGAAGAGCGCATTGAAAAACGTTATGAAATGAAACTTTTTAAGCAAGCTGAATAA
- the tlp gene encoding small acid-soluble spore protein Tlp: MPNPDNRSDNAEKLQEMVQNTVDNFNEAKETAELSNEKDRAAIEAKNQRRLESIDSLKSEIKDES; the protein is encoded by the coding sequence ATGCCAAATCCAGATAATCGAAGTGACAACGCTGAAAAGTTACAAGAAATGGTGCAAAATACAGTTGATAACTTTAATGAAGCAAAAGAAACAGCGGAACTTTCTAATGAAAAAGATCGTGCTGCTATTGAAGCAAAAAATCAAAGACGTTTAGAAAGTATTGACTCATTAAAAAGTGAAATCAAAGATGAATCTTAA